From Toxorhynchites rutilus septentrionalis strain SRP chromosome 2, ASM2978413v1, whole genome shotgun sequence, a single genomic window includes:
- the LOC129769864 gene encoding eclosion hormone-like produces the protein MVSGKFTCLAICLAVLSIVQIINETEANPQIDLLGGYDVIGICITNCAQCKKMFGEFFEGHLCAESCIQFKGKMIPDCEDINSIAPFLNKLI, from the exons ATGGTTTCGGGAAAGTTCACGTGTCTTGCAATTTGCCTCGCCGTTTTAAGCATCGTACAAATAATCAACGAAACAGAAGCTAATCCACAGATTG ATTTGCTCGGTGGCTATGACGTCATTGGCATCTGTATCACGAACTGCGCACAGTGCAAAAAGATGTTCGGTGAATTCTTCGAGGGTCATCTCTGCGCGGAGTCTTGCATCCAGTTCAAGGGTAAAATGATCCCGGATTGTGAGGACATCAACTCGATCGCTCCTTTTCTGAACAAACTAATCTAG